The following are encoded in a window of Microcaecilia unicolor chromosome 14, aMicUni1.1, whole genome shotgun sequence genomic DNA:
- the CPNE6 gene encoding copine-6 codes for MSDVMENQPVALGASRVELRVSCKNLLDRDTLSKPNPCVVLKMYSEGQCNEVDKTEVIKNNLSPVYSKIFAVDYYFEEMQNLLFEVYDAEDSTSVGTRDDCFLGSTECTLGQIVSQTKVTKPLQLKNGKLAGKSTITITAEEISGTNDFVQLAFQAQKLDNKDLFSKSDPFMEIYKMNSNGSEQLVKRTEVVKNNLNPKWEPFRISLHTLCSCDPHKTLKFVIYDYDSSGKHDFIGQFFTTFKEMQSGSPGSEVQWDCINPKYKEKKKSYRNSGVVTLTQCTVEKVHSFLDYIMGGCQIHFTVAIDFTASNGDPRNDQSLHFINPSEPNEYLKALSAVGEICQDYDSDKRFPAFGFGARIPPDYEVSHDFAINFSPANAECEEIVGVIEAYKRCLPKIQLYGPTNVSPIINRVAALAQEESKNQHATKYCILLIITDGVVSDMAETREAVVRASRLPMSIIIVGVGNADFSDMRMLDGDDGTLHSTKGEPAARDIVQFVPFRDFKTAPSSALAKCVLAEVPKQVVEYYASRGISPDSHRPDCLQPL; via the exons gtGGACAAGACAGAAGTAATCAAAAACAATCTGAGCCCTGTCTACTCCAAGATCTTTGCAGTGGATTATTATTTTGAAGAGATGCAGAACTTACTCTTTGAAGTGTATGATGCTGAGGATTCTACCAGCGTGGGAACTAGAGATGACTGTTTCCTGGGATCCACGGAGTGCACACTTGGACAG ATTGTTTCACAGACCAAGGTCACCAAACCACTTCAGctgaaaaatggaaaattggcagGGAAGTCAACCATCACG ATCACAGCTGAAGAAATCTCAGGAACCAATGACTTTGTGCAGCTTGCTTTCCAGGCCCAGAAACTTGACAACAAG gaTTTGTTTAGTAAGTCAGATCCTTTCATGGAAATCTACAAAATGAACagcaatggcagtgaacagcTGGTGAAGAGAACAGAG GTGGTGAAAAATAACTTGAACCCCAAGTGGGAGCCATTCCGAATTTCTCTGCATACCCTGTGTAGCTGTGACCCACACAAGACCTTGAAA TTTGTGATTTATGACTATGATTCTAGTGGAAAGCATGATTTCATTGGACAGTTTTTCACAACCTTTAAGGAAATGCAGAGTGGCTCCCCAGGATCAGAG GTGCAGTGGGACTGTATAAACCCTAAAtacaaagagaagaaaaagagtTACAGGAACTCCGGGGTGGTCACTCTGACACAGTGCACA GTAGAAAAGGTTCACAGTTTCCTGGATTATATCATGGGAGGATGCCAAATCCATTTCACG GTTGCCATTGACTTCACAGCCTCAAATGGGGATCCTCGAAATGACCAGTCTCTGCACTTTATCAACCCCTCAGAGCCCAATGAGTACCTGAAGGCACTCTCTGCTGTGGGAGAGATCTGCCAGGACTATGACAG TGACAAGCGGTTCCCGGCCTTTGGTTTCGGGGCTCGGATACCTCCTGATTACGAG GTGTCTCATGACTTTGCAATTAACTTCAGCCCAGCCAACGCAGAATGTGAAG AAATTGTGGGTGTTATTGAAGCCTATAAACGCTGCCTCCCCAAAATCCAGCTCTACGGCCCCACCAATGTGTCTCCCATCATCAACCGAGTTGCAGCTTTGGCTCAGGAGGAATCAAAGAATCAGCACGCCACA AAGTATTGCATCCTACTAATCATTACTGATGGTGTGGTGAGCGACATGGCAGAGACACGAGAAGCTGTGGTCCGGGCATCTCGCTTGCCCATGTCCATCATCATCGTAGGGGTGGGCAATGCTGACTTCTCGGACATGCGGATGTTGGATGGGGATGATGGGACTCTCCACTCCACCAAAGGAGAGCCTGCTGCCCGAGACATTGTCCAGTTTGTACCCTTCAGGGACTTCAAAACG GCTCCTTCTTCTGCTCTGGCCAAATGTGTCCTAGCTGAAGTTCCCAAACAGGTGGTGGAATATTACGCTAGCAGAGGCATCTCTCCAGACTCGCACAGACCTGACTGTCTACAACCCCTCTGA